The uncultured Roseibium sp. DNA segment GTCCCCCTTGTCCTGCCTGGAGGGAAACGACTTGATCAGCTCGTAATCCTCGGGAATCCGGTCCACCGATGCCTTGGTAATCAGAAAACGACTGCCATTACCCGGCGTGTCAGTTCTCTCAAAGACGATGTCCGTCCCCGGAATTTTCCACCGCTCAGGCAGATTGCTTATCGCCTTGGAATTCAGAAAAGATCCTGCATGCGCTCCTGGAATATTCTCCATCGCCGGGAGATAGATCCGGTCGAGAATTTCCTGAAACTGGAGCACGACCTCCAGGCTTGCACTCTTGCGCGCCGTATCGGGGATGCCGTCCAAATCGAAGATTCCGGCCGCCTTTTCGAACAGCGCCCTGACGAAGGTCAGCCTGTGCTCCTGCTCGTCGGTCAGAAATCTGTTCGAGCTGTTCTGAAATTCGGAGCGGATATTGCGCCAGATCCTATCCGCTTCGCCCATCAGAAGCAGGTAGCTTTCCAGTGCGGCGCGCGGGCTGCTGGTATCGGGTGGAGCCAAAGGGTTTTCGCGCAGATAGGTCTCGATGTCGAAACTGTCATTCCCGACGGCCTGATCAGGAACCTTCCTCATCGCCCTCATGGCAGACAATTCTGAGTCCGTATACCCGTTGGACATCGTCTGAGCCACGCACTCCGCTGTGCCCAGATAGACACCGAATACCAGCGCCAGCCCCCCCAAAAAAACTTTCAGCGAGCGAAAAACGACTTCGCCCCGACTCCGTAAACCGGCCATCATCTCTAAAACCCCTGCGAACAATGTTGTTCGCTTCCCTACTCAAATCCGGTGTAAACCCTATCAAGGAAGGCTGAATATTGGGTTACGTGCACAAAACTGGCCCGAAAAAAGCGAATCAGGTAGGCAGGACGGCACCGGATTTCCGTGCGGCGCGCCACAGGATCCATTGCCGTCGGAGCTGGGATATGCGTATCGGTTCCCGCAGGGGATCGTGGCCTGGTCCTTCCATACGCTTCAAGAAGGGCTCGACCAATGAGACCGGCAGAAATGCCGGAGCGACATGGGGCGGGATTTCCGCGACACGCTGACGAACCCGTTCCAGATGATGGCGTGCGTGGGAGCGCAATTCGGCCAGCGCGGAGCGTAATTCGTCCGTCGTCTCCCCCCTGAAGACGGTTTGCGGATCGACGCCATGGCGCTCCAGAAGGTCCTTCGGCAGATACATCTGCCCGCGTGCCGCATGCCATGGCAGAGAGCGCATCAGACCGGCAAGCGCATAGGCAACGCCGGCATGCCCCGCAACCGTCGCGGTGCCGGGATCCTCTCCGCCATTCAAAACCAGACTGCCAAGCTGGATCAGGGCAGAAGACGTCTCGCCCGCGTAGCCTTCCAGATCATTCAGGCTCGGCATCGGATCGTCATAAAGATCGAAAATCCGCGCCTCCGTCATCGCAATCAGAGGTTCCTTCGGCAGCCCGTATTTTTCGATCGTCTCGCCCAACGCAGCAGCAACGGGGTTTGCAGAAGCCGTTCCATGCTCCACGCCCTCCAGATAATCACGCCACCACTGCAGCCGGACCTCTCCGGGAAGCGGGTCGCTGACCATATCGCGGACCCGGCCGATTTCGGCATTGAAGGCGTAAAGCGCGAGAAGAGCCGGGCGATCCTCGGCCGCCGCAAACAATGCGGTCAGGTAGCGGTCGCGATCGGCGTCATAAACCAGATCGCGGGCATGGTCGAAATCAGAGCTCATATGGGATATATGGTCCCGGCACCGGCGTTAGTCCACTGCCAGAAAGGCAGCGGCAACCGCCCTGTCCTCGGACAGAAGCACATTGTAGGTTCTGACCGCCGCACCTGTCGACATGGGATCCGCCAGAATGCCGGCTTCGCGGAAAGCTACCTTCAGCTGGGCCGGCAACGGCCGCAGCTCTTTTCCGGTCCCGACCAGAAGAACCTCGATGTCCGCCTGCTCTTCGAACACCCGCTCGAAGGCATCCCGATTGAACTCGGATGTATCGGTCAGGTTCCAGCCGTAGATCCCGCTCGGCACGCACAGCAACGATCCACGATGGGACATATTCGCGAAACGGAACCCGCCATCGCCATAGGCGTCCAGCGGGGCCCGTCCCGGAAAATGCGCGTCGCGGACTTCCATCCCGTCAGGCAGCCGCTTCCGCGTCGGCGTCCGGCTCTTCCGCGTCCTCGCCCCCCGGCGTCTTGCCGTCGCCGCGCAGGTTGAACAGGATCAGGAAGGGAGCAGCCAGGAAGATCGACGAATAGGTGCCGATCACGATGCCGAAGATCATGGCGAGCGTGAAGGAGCGGATCACCTCACCACCGAAGATCCACAGCGCGAACAGCGCCAGCAAGGTTGTGAACGACGTAAGTGTCGTCCGTGACAGGGTTTCGTTGATTGAACGGTCCAGCAGGTCGGTCAGCGGAATTTTCTTGTAACGCCGCAAGTTCTCGCGGATGCGGTCGTAGACCACCACCGTATCGTTGAGAGAGTAACCGATGATGGTCAATACCGCGGCGATACTGGACAGCGAGAAATCGAGCTGCAGGATCACGAAAAGGCCGACAGTGACCAGAACGTCGTTTGCCGTCGTCAGGATCGCGCCGATGGCGAACTGCCATTCGAAACGGAACCAGATGTAGACCAGGATCGCCAGGAGCGCCGCACCGACGGCCATGGCGCCTGCGCGGGCCAGTTCGCCGGAGACACGCGGACCGACCACCTCGGTACGGCGGAATTCCACATTCTGGTCTTCAAAGGCGGTCTTGATTTTGGCGACAACCGACTGCTGGGCCAATTCGCCGCCGGGCTGTTCCTCGATACGGATGAGGACTTCGTCATCGCCGCCAAACTGCTGCACCTGAACATCACCCAGGTTCAGTGTGCCGAGTTCGGAACGAATGGAAGCCACATCGGCGGGACCATCGGTCTTGAGCTCAATGAGCGTGCCGCCCTTGAAATCGATGCCGTAATTCAGGCCAACGGTGAAGAACAACGTAATCGAGGCGATTGCGAGCAGGATAGACAGCGGAAAACTGACTTTCCGCAGCCACATAAAGCGCAATTTGGTGTTGTCCGGAACAAGTCTGAGCAGTGCCATTTTTCTTCTCCCGGATCAGATCGGCAGTTTCGACGGCCGGCGCGTCCGCACCCAGAGGGCGACGAGCAGGCGGCTGAAGGTGAAGGCGGAAAACACCGTGGTGAAGATACCGATGGCAAGCGTCACCGCGAAGCCCTTGACCGGGCCTGAACCGAGCTGGAACAGGATCAGGGCCGCGATCAGGGTCGTGATGTTGGCGTCCATAATGGTTCCCAACGCCCGCTTGTAACCGGCATCGATCGCCGAGATGGCCGAGCGTCCTGCCCGCGCCTCCTCGCGAATACGCTCGAAGATCAGCACGTTGGCATCCACCGCCATACCGATTGTGAGCACGATCCCGGCGATACCGGGCAGTGTCAGGGTTGCCTGAAGCATCGTCAGGGCGCCGAAGATCAGGATCACGTTCGCCCCAAGAGCGATATCCGCGATCACGCCGAAGCGGCCGTAAGCGAGGACCATGAAGATGACCACCGCGGCACCTGCAATCAGTGAAGCGAGTTTACCGGCTTCGATGGAATCGGCGCCCAGCCCCGGACCGATGGAACGTTCCTCGATGACCGTCAGCTTCGCGGGTAGCGCACCTGCCCGAAGCAGAACCGCCAGATCGTTGGCGCCTTCGACGGTGAAGTTGCCGGAAATCTGCCCGGACCCACCGGTAATCGGTTCGCGGATGACAGGGGCGGAAATCACCTCATTATCGAGAACGATGGCGAAAGGTTTGCCGACGTTCTGCTGGGTGACGATCGAGAACTTGCGCGCACCAGCAGTATTGAAGCGGAAGTTGACCACCGGTTCGTTGGTGCGCTGGTCGAAGCTGACCTGCGCATCGACGAGATCGTCACCGCTCAGTAGCGGATTTTCCTCAAGCAGGTAGGGAATGGGCGGATCGTCGACCGAATTCAGGATGATCGTACCGACTGGCGGCCGCCCCTGCAACGCCTGCTGGGCGGACATCGAGGTGTCGACCATGTGGAAGGTAAGCTGCGCCGTCTGACCGATCAGGTCTTTCAACCGCTGAGGATCGCTTTCACCCGGCGCTTCGACGAGGATACGGTCGGATCCCTGACGCTGGATATTCGGTTCCGTGGTTCCCAGTTCATCGACACGGCGGCGGATCACTTCGATCGACTGTTCGACGATGGACTGCATCCTGTCGGCAAGGCCTTCGTCCGTGTAGGTGAAGCGAGCCAGACCGTCGTCGGACACGGAGAGGGCAAATTCGTATATCTGCTGACCGCCGAACAGTGAATTCACCAGCGGATTTCGCAGGCCATCAAGCCGCTTGCGCGCTTCGTCGAGCTTGGTCAGGTCGCGGATGCGAACCTGGGCACCTTCGCCCTGAACGCCCAGGCCGGTGTAACCGATGCGCGGCTGCTCGCGAAGGGCCGTCCGAATCTCGCCGACCAGCGTCTTCAGCCGCTTCTGCATGTAGTCCTGCTTGTCTATCTCGTAGAGAAGATAGGCACCGCCTTGAAGATCGAGGCCGAGAACCATCTTGTTCTTCGGTAGAAAATCGGGCCAACTCTCCAGTGTCTTGGCGGAAAAGAAGTTCGGCAGCGTCGTAATGGCGCCTAAGGCGATCACAAGAGCAATCAGCGCGATCTTCCAGCGAGCGAAGTAAAGCATGACTTGAGCCTAAGCTGGGGCCTGTTCGAAGGCCCTATCCGGGCGACCCGGCCGAGCATCGCCGGCCGGGCAAAGGTAGACGGTGAATGAAACGACGGCGCCTCAGGCGCCGTCCTTCGCCGGCTCCGACTTGGAACGCACTTCCTGAACCATCGAGCGGACGATGCGCACCTTCACGCCTTCGCCCAGTTCGACCTGCAGTTCGTTATCGTCGACGACCTTGGCAACCTTGCCGATCAGGCCGCCGGACGTGACGACGGTGTCGCCCCGGCGAAGGTTTGCCACCATATCCTGATGCTGCTTCATGCGCTGGCGCTGCGGGCGGATGATCAGGAAATACATGATCGCGAAGATCAGCACGAAAGGCAGCAGAGACATGAGGAAGTCCGGGCTCATGGGAGATCCGGTCTGCGCATAGGCTGGGGTGATGAACATTAAACTCTCCTAAGGGCGGCTCTGTCTTCCGGTTCCGGTTGAATGGTTTCCAGCAAGAAAGCCTCAATTCCAGTGGCGCGGACTATAACGACGGCGCTCCGGTTTTCAAGGGATTGAACCGGCATCAGGCGTACCGAAACCGGAATATCCGGCGTTTTCGGTTACCGCCAGCCATGTTAGTCCTTTGCCACTTTCACACAGGGCCTGAAATGGTCCCCATTGCAAAGGGTTACAAGACCAGATGTCTGACGGAAGCGACCTATCACGCTTGAACGAAAAACTCGACACCCTGATCGGCCTGATTGAACGCGCCGTGCCGGCACGCCCCTGCCCGGCCGACTTCGATGCGGCCGAGGCTTTTGTCTGGTCCCCCCATCCGGGCGAACTCGTTCCCGTGGCAAAGGTGAACCGGGTCGACATCACACTGCTTTGCGCCGTCTCCCGCCTGCGTGACCTTCTGCTGGACAACACGAGGCGCTTCGCCACCGGCCTGCCCGCCAACAATGCGCTTTTGTGGGGAGCCCGCGGCATGGGCAAGTCGTCGCTGGTCAAAGCCGCACAGGCCGCGATCAACAAGGAACTGGGCACAAGCATCCTGAAACTGGTGGAAATTCACCGCGAGGACATCGAAAGCCTGCCGCTCCTCATGAAGATGGTACGCGACACGCCCTACCGCTTCATCATCTTCTGCGACGATCTGAGTTTCGACCAGGATGATACCTCCTACAAGTCGCTGAAAGCCGTGCTGGAAGGCGGGATTGAGGGACGTCCGGACAATGTGATCTTCTACGCCACGTCCAACCGGCGCCATCTCCTGCCGCGCGACATGATCGAGAACGAGCGCTCCACCGCCATCAATCCGGCCGAGGCGGTTGAGGAAAAAGTCTCTCTGTCCGACCGGTTCGGGCTCTGGCTCGGCTTTCACAAATGCAGTCAGGACGATTATCTGGACATGGTGAACGGTTATGTGGCGCACTATGGCCTTAAGCTCGAAGCCGACCGGCTGCGGGCCGAAGCGCTGGAATGGGCGACAACCCGCGGCAGCCGCTCCGGCCGTGTCGCCTTCCAGTTCATTCAGGATCTTGCCGGCCGTCTCGGCCAGAAGCTGGACTGATTCGACATAACAAAAGCCCGGCGCAATTCGCCGGGCTTCTTCAATTCAGAGCGGGAACATCCCGTCAGTCTCAACTTTTCGGCAGATACCGGATCGGGTCGACCGGTTTGTTGCCCTTGCGCAGTTCGAAGTGCACCTGCGGCTGGGAAACCGAACCGGTTGCCCCGGCATTGGCAATCACCTCGCCTCTCGACACCTTGTCGCCGCGCTTCACATTCAGCTTGCTGTTGTGGGCATAGGCCGACACCCAGCCATCCGCATGGCGCAGCAGAACCAGATTGCCGAAGCCCTTCAGTTCATTGCCGGCATAGATCACCGTTCCGCTTCCGGCGGCTTTTACCGGCGTTCCTTCGGGCACGGCCAGGTTGACGCCTTCATTGCGGGTTCCGCCCGGCTTCGAGCCGAAGTCGGAAATGATCCGGCCGCGGACCGGCCAACGGAACAGCCTTGCGCTGCTATCGCCCGGATTACTCTGTTCGACGCTGGCGACCTTCTGCTGCGGCTTGATCGGCGCCGTCGGCCGCGCCTCATCGCCCTTTGTGGGGGTGACCACCGCGACCCGAGGTGTCGTGGAATTGCCGCTATGAGCCGGCATTTCCGGCGGCACGGGCACGTTCCCGCTTACGGATCGAACCGATGCGGAGCGCACCGATCCGGTCGTCGTCACCGGCTTGCGCTTTGGCAAAGCTGCAACGCGGACAGGCGCGGCATCCGCCGTCTTGCCAGAGCGAACTTCGGCAAAGCTCGGCTGGCGAACGGGTTTGCGATCCGGAGACGGCGCACCAGTGGAGACCGACGCCGTCGGGCTGACCGACCCGGTGTAGACGGGCTGGCTGTTTCGGGACGGAGCCGGACGTACCGGATTTGCCGATGCTGTTTCCGGATGCACATAGGTCGGAATCAAAAGGGTCTGACCGGGCTTGACCTGCCCCGGATATTCGATGCCGTTAACGGCCGCGATAGCCTCCACCGGCACTCCGTAGCGGCGGGACATGGCTTTGACCGAATCCCCTTCCCGAACGGTCACACGCGTTCCTCCGACGGATGTCCAGTTTTTCCATCGAACCGCACCGGAGGAGGCAACTTCCGGCGCCGGCATGGTTTCCACCGGGCTGGTACGCTGGCTTTTCACGATCTGCGGCTTGGAAGACGGAAGCTTCGCACGCTGCACAGTGCTGCGCTGTGCCGGCACAGACCCCGTATAGGTCGGCCGGGAAGCGGTGGGCGGCAGACCTCGCGCGGTCCCTCCCGGACCGTTTACGATATCCTGATAGGTCGGCTGCTTGGCTCCGCCGCTCAGAATTGCGCGTTGATTGTTCGTCCCGCCCGTATAGATCGGAGCTTCACCGAAGCGCTCGACGTCGGCACTGCACCCGGCAAGAAGCCCGGCTGTGACTGAAATGAGAGCGACCTTGAGAACCCGGCCACTGCGGACGATACGCTTCCGCTTTTTCATAGTTCTACTCAAACCGATAGATATGAAGGTTATGGTTAAGAGTAGAAACCAGTAAGGTTTATAAAGAGCTAAGACTCCTGCTAAAATCGGCACCAAATCAGCAAAAGCAAATGAAATTCCGAAGTACGGACCATTGACTGGTGCAGGTTCCGCGTTGAACACACGCTGTGACGCGTTCTTCCGGCTCTCCGCGATATCGGATGCCATGTATTACCGCGTTTTTACAAATGGCTTTACAGGCGGTCGGCGCGACCTTCCATCAAGGACACCAGGCGAACCCGGTCGATCTCCTGATATTCATCTCCGGCTGCACCACGCAGGATCTTTGTCAGGACCTGCTGTTCGCCCGGCTTGCCGACGGGCGCGATCAGAATACCTTCAGGCGCGAGCTGACTGATCAGGACCTCCGGCACTTCGGGTATCGCGCCGGTCAGCACGATGCGGTCATACGGCGACCGTTCCTTCAAGCCACCAAGCCCATCCCCATGGTGGATGCGCACGTTGCGGAGCTTGAGGGCGGCGGCCCGTTGGGTCGCCAGTTCCACCAGGGTCTTGTAGCGGTCGATGCTGTCGACTTCGCCGGCCAGATGTCCAAGCACGGCCGTCTGATAGCCGGACCCCGTCCCCACCTCCAGAACCCGATGGTCCCGGGTCAGGGCCAATGCCTGAACCACGCGGGCAACATAGGAGGGAGCGGAAACCGTCTGACCGCATTCGATCGGTATCGAGGCGTCCTCATAGGCGAGCCGGTGATAACGGGCGGACAGAAACAGACGGCGCGGCAGACGTTCGATGGCGGAAAGCAGGGACCGGTCGCCGATGCCGCGCCCGCGCAGGGCAAGAACCAGTCCGGCTCGGGCTTCCGCCTCATCGTTGGAAACGGCAGTCGCATCTTCGGGAACGATCGACCCCGGATGATCGGTCATGATGCGTCCTGCCTCGCCTTTCGAATCTATCCCAGCTCCTTGGCCAGGTTTTCAACCATATCATGGGCCGTCAGATCGATCCGCAAGGGCGTGACCGAAATATAGCCGTCGGCAACCGCCTGAAGATCGGAATTCTGGAGGACGGAGGGGCCGCGGTCCCGGAAACCGAGCCAATAATAAGGATAGCCGCGGCCGTCCTTGCGCTCGTCAATGATCAGGCCGCTCTGCTCGTGATGCCCCTGGACCGTCACCTTCACGCCCTTGACGTTCTCCGGTCCGAACGCAGGAAAGTTCACGTTGAGCAGCGTGTAGCGGGTAAGCGGAAAGTCGAGCAATTCTCGGAACAGCTCCGGCGCATGGGTTTCAGCGGTCATGTAATTCGGCTCGCTGCTGACGTCCCAGCTGTAAGCCTGCGACACAGCAATGGAGCGTATCCCTAAAATCGCCGCTTCCATCGCGCCAGCGACCGTTCCGGAATAGGTGACGTCTTCGGCCAGGTTCTGTCCCTTGTTGATGCCGGACAGTACGAGATCCGGCAGGCCGGGCAGAACCTTGCGCACACCCATGATGACGCAGTCGGTCGGCGTGCCCTTGAGCGCAAAATGCCGGTCGTCGATCCGACGCAGGCGCAAAGGCTCGCTCAGGGTCAGCGAGTGGGCCACGCCACTCTGGTCGGTTTCGGGCGCCACCACCCACACATCGTCGGACAGGGTGCGCGCGATGCGTTCAAGCGCGGCGAGACCCGGCGAATGAATGCCGTCGTCGTTGGTTATGAGAATACGCATAGCTACCTTTTAGCCGATCTTTTCCAGGCCGTTCATGTAAGGACGCAGGACGTCCGGGATCGTGACCGAGCCGTCCGCATTCTGATAGTTTTCCATGACCGCGATCAGCGCCCTGCCAACGGCCACCCCGGAGCCGTTCAGCGTGTGCACGTGACCGATCTGCTTGCTGTCCTTCACCCGGTAACGGGCATTCATGCGCCGGGCCTGAAAATCGCCGCAAACCGAACAGGACGAGATTTCCCGGTAGGCATCCTGCCCCGGCAGCCAGACCTCGATGTCATAGGTCTTGCGCGCACCGAAGCCCATATCGCCGGTGCACAGCGTCATCACACGGTAATGCAGTCCGAGCAGCTCCAGCACCTTTTCGGCGCAGGCGAGCATCCGCTCCAGTTCTTCGATCGACTGGTCGGGCGCCGTCACCGAGACCAGCTCGCATTTCATGAACTGGTGCTGGCGCAGCATGCCGCGGGTGTCGCGGCCGGCGGAGCCCGCCTCGGAGCGGAAACAATAGGTCAGCGCGGTCACCCGTAGCGGCAACTCGTCCTCAGTCAGGATCTCGCCGGCAACCATATTGGTCAGCGGCACTTCCGCCGTCGGGATCAGGTAATGTTCGCCGCCGGTCTTGAACAGGTCTTCCTCGAATTTCGGCAGCTGACTGGTGCCGTAAAGCGCGGACCCGTGAACCAGAAGCGGCGGAGACACTTCCGTGTAGCCGTTCTGCTCAGTATGCACGTCCATCATGAACTGGCCGATGGCCCGTTCCAGCCGCGCGATCTGGCCCTTCAAGAGAACGAAACGCGAGCCGGAAAGCTTTGCGGCTGTGCCAAAGTCCATTCCACCCTGAGCTTCACCCAGTTCGAAATGTTCCTTCGGCTCGAAGTCGAAAGACGGCTTTTCGCCCCACGTCTTGAACTCGACGTTTCCGGCCTCGTCTTCCCCCTCTGGCACGTCATCGAGCGGCAAGTTGGGGATAACCGCCATAGCGGCCTCCAGATCGGCGGTCAGTCGGCGCTCGACCTCCTCACCGTCCTGGATGAAGGACTTGATCTTCGCGACTTCGTCGATCAGCGCCTGGGCACCAGCATCATCGCCGGACGCCTTCGCCTTGCCGATTTCCTTGGAGGCGGCGTTCCGGCGCTCCTGGGCTTCCTGCAGGCTGGCAATGTGGGACCGGCGCGCCTCGTCGAGCGCAATCAGCTTCGCTGCGGAGGCTTCATAGCCGCGGCGTGCCAAAGCCTTGTCGAAGGCTTCGCTGTTTTCCCTGATCCATCTGATATCGAACATCGTGCTTCCCGGACAGCGCTTGAGGGTCAAACCTGGGTTGGCGGCCTGACGAACTGTGCGGGAAGACGGGGAACCTCAGGCCTCTTCGGCCTCCCGTTCCGCTTCGAGCTCCGCACGCTTCTTTTCGGCAAGCCGGACAGAAATGATGGAG contains these protein-coding regions:
- a CDS encoding phytoene/squalene synthase family protein, with the translated sequence MSSDFDHARDLVYDADRDRYLTALFAAAEDRPALLALYAFNAEIGRVRDMVSDPLPGEVRLQWWRDYLEGVEHGTASANPVAAALGETIEKYGLPKEPLIAMTEARIFDLYDDPMPSLNDLEGYAGETSSALIQLGSLVLNGGEDPGTATVAGHAGVAYALAGLMRSLPWHAARGQMYLPKDLLERHGVDPQTVFRGETTDELRSALAELRSHARHHLERVRQRVAEIPPHVAPAFLPVSLVEPFLKRMEGPGHDPLREPIRISQLRRQWILWRAARKSGAVLPT
- a CDS encoding Mth938-like domain-containing protein is translated as MPDGMEVRDAHFPGRAPLDAYGDGGFRFANMSHRGSLLCVPSGIYGWNLTDTSEFNRDAFERVFEEQADIEVLLVGTGKELRPLPAQLKVAFREAGILADPMSTGAAVRTYNVLLSEDRAVAAAFLAVD
- the secF gene encoding protein translocase subunit SecF; translation: MALLRLVPDNTKLRFMWLRKVSFPLSILLAIASITLFFTVGLNYGIDFKGGTLIELKTDGPADVASIRSELGTLNLGDVQVQQFGGDDEVLIRIEEQPGGELAQQSVVAKIKTAFEDQNVEFRRTEVVGPRVSGELARAGAMAVGAALLAILVYIWFRFEWQFAIGAILTTANDVLVTVGLFVILQLDFSLSSIAAVLTIIGYSLNDTVVVYDRIRENLRRYKKIPLTDLLDRSINETLSRTTLTSFTTLLALFALWIFGGEVIRSFTLAMIFGIVIGTYSSIFLAAPFLILFNLRGDGKTPGGEDAEEPDADAEAAA
- the secD gene encoding protein translocase subunit SecD is translated as MLYFARWKIALIALVIALGAITTLPNFFSAKTLESWPDFLPKNKMVLGLDLQGGAYLLYEIDKQDYMQKRLKTLVGEIRTALREQPRIGYTGLGVQGEGAQVRIRDLTKLDEARKRLDGLRNPLVNSLFGGQQIYEFALSVSDDGLARFTYTDEGLADRMQSIVEQSIEVIRRRVDELGTTEPNIQRQGSDRILVEAPGESDPQRLKDLIGQTAQLTFHMVDTSMSAQQALQGRPPVGTIILNSVDDPPIPYLLEENPLLSGDDLVDAQVSFDQRTNEPVVNFRFNTAGARKFSIVTQQNVGKPFAIVLDNEVISAPVIREPITGGSGQISGNFTVEGANDLAVLLRAGALPAKLTVIEERSIGPGLGADSIEAGKLASLIAGAAVVIFMVLAYGRFGVIADIALGANVILIFGALTMLQATLTLPGIAGIVLTIGMAVDANVLIFERIREEARAGRSAISAIDAGYKRALGTIMDANITTLIAALILFQLGSGPVKGFAVTLAIGIFTTVFSAFTFSRLLVALWVRTRRPSKLPI
- the yajC gene encoding preprotein translocase subunit YajC; this encodes MFITPAYAQTGSPMSPDFLMSLLPFVLIFAIMYFLIIRPQRQRMKQHQDMVANLRRGDTVVTSGGLIGKVAKVVDDNELQVELGEGVKVRIVRSMVQEVRSKSEPAKDGA
- a CDS encoding ATP-binding protein, whose translation is MSDGSDLSRLNEKLDTLIGLIERAVPARPCPADFDAAEAFVWSPHPGELVPVAKVNRVDITLLCAVSRLRDLLLDNTRRFATGLPANNALLWGARGMGKSSLVKAAQAAINKELGTSILKLVEIHREDIESLPLLMKMVRDTPYRFIIFCDDLSFDQDDTSYKSLKAVLEGGIEGRPDNVIFYATSNRRHLLPRDMIENERSTAINPAEAVEEKVSLSDRFGLWLGFHKCSQDDYLDMVNGYVAHYGLKLEADRLRAEALEWATTRGSRSGRVAFQFIQDLAGRLGQKLD
- a CDS encoding peptidoglycan DD-metalloendopeptidase family protein, with translation MKKRKRIVRSGRVLKVALISVTAGLLAGCSADVERFGEAPIYTGGTNNQRAILSGGAKQPTYQDIVNGPGGTARGLPPTASRPTYTGSVPAQRSTVQRAKLPSSKPQIVKSQRTSPVETMPAPEVASSGAVRWKNWTSVGGTRVTVREGDSVKAMSRRYGVPVEAIAAVNGIEYPGQVKPGQTLLIPTYVHPETASANPVRPAPSRNSQPVYTGSVSPTASVSTGAPSPDRKPVRQPSFAEVRSGKTADAAPVRVAALPKRKPVTTTGSVRSASVRSVSGNVPVPPEMPAHSGNSTTPRVAVVTPTKGDEARPTAPIKPQQKVASVEQSNPGDSSARLFRWPVRGRIISDFGSKPGGTRNEGVNLAVPEGTPVKAAGSGTVIYAGNELKGFGNLVLLRHADGWVSAYAHNSKLNVKRGDKVSRGEVIANAGATGSVSQPQVHFELRKGNKPVDPIRYLPKS
- a CDS encoding protein-L-isoaspartate(D-aspartate) O-methyltransferase; its protein translation is MTDHPGSIVPEDATAVSNDEAEARAGLVLALRGRGIGDRSLLSAIERLPRRLFLSARYHRLAYEDASIPIECGQTVSAPSYVARVVQALALTRDHRVLEVGTGSGYQTAVLGHLAGEVDSIDRYKTLVELATQRAAALKLRNVRIHHGDGLGGLKERSPYDRIVLTGAIPEVPEVLISQLAPEGILIAPVGKPGEQQVLTKILRGAAGDEYQEIDRVRLVSLMEGRADRL
- the surE gene encoding 5'/3'-nucleotidase SurE; amino-acid sequence: MRILITNDDGIHSPGLAALERIARTLSDDVWVVAPETDQSGVAHSLTLSEPLRLRRIDDRHFALKGTPTDCVIMGVRKVLPGLPDLVLSGINKGQNLAEDVTYSGTVAGAMEAAILGIRSIAVSQAYSWDVSSEPNYMTAETHAPELFRELLDFPLTRYTLLNVNFPAFGPENVKGVKVTVQGHHEQSGLIIDERKDGRGYPYYWLGFRDRGPSVLQNSDLQAVADGYISVTPLRIDLTAHDMVENLAKELG
- the serS gene encoding serine--tRNA ligase — encoded protein: MFDIRWIRENSEAFDKALARRGYEASAAKLIALDEARRSHIASLQEAQERRNAASKEIGKAKASGDDAGAQALIDEVAKIKSFIQDGEEVERRLTADLEAAMAVIPNLPLDDVPEGEDEAGNVEFKTWGEKPSFDFEPKEHFELGEAQGGMDFGTAAKLSGSRFVLLKGQIARLERAIGQFMMDVHTEQNGYTEVSPPLLVHGSALYGTSQLPKFEEDLFKTGGEHYLIPTAEVPLTNMVAGEILTEDELPLRVTALTYCFRSEAGSAGRDTRGMLRQHQFMKCELVSVTAPDQSIEELERMLACAEKVLELLGLHYRVMTLCTGDMGFGARKTYDIEVWLPGQDAYREISSCSVCGDFQARRMNARYRVKDSKQIGHVHTLNGSGVAVGRALIAVMENYQNADGSVTIPDVLRPYMNGLEKIG